From the Alloalcanivorax dieselolei B5 genome, one window contains:
- the trkA gene encoding Trk system potassium transporter TrkA — translation MKIIILGAGQVGGTLAENLAGERNDIIVIDTDGERLRELGDRLDIGTVQGMGCYPSVLKDAGAEDADMLIAVTNSDEVNMVACQVAYSLFRTPTKIARIRTAHYTSRADKLFNESAIPIDVIISPEQVVTDYIKRLIEHPGALQVVNFAGGRVQLVAVRAYYGGPLVGNELRELRKHMPNVDTRVAAIFRRNRPIIPEGNTVIEADDEVFFIAAKNDIRAVMSELRRLEHNYKRVLIAGGGNIGYRLAKSIQHRYNVKVIERSPQRADWLGEKLEHTVVLQGLSTDRDELLKANIENTDVFCALTNDDEANIMASLLAKRLGARKVMTLIANPAYVDLVQGHDIDIAISPQQSTIGSLLTHVRRGDVVNVYSLRRGAAEAIEAIAHGDAKSSKVVGRAIEDIDLPEGTTIGAVVRGERVLIAHDDVVIEPNDHVILFLIDRRRIRDVEKLFQVGFTFF, via the coding sequence ATGAAGATCATTATTCTGGGTGCCGGCCAGGTGGGCGGCACGTTGGCGGAGAACCTCGCCGGCGAACGCAACGATATCATCGTCATTGATACAGATGGCGAGCGCCTGCGGGAACTGGGGGACCGTCTCGACATCGGCACGGTGCAGGGCATGGGCTGCTATCCCAGCGTGCTCAAGGACGCCGGCGCCGAGGACGCCGACATGCTGATCGCGGTGACCAACTCCGACGAGGTCAACATGGTCGCCTGCCAGGTAGCCTACAGCCTGTTCCGCACCCCCACCAAGATCGCCCGCATCCGCACCGCCCATTACACCAGCCGCGCCGACAAGCTGTTTAACGAGAGCGCCATTCCCATCGACGTGATCATCAGTCCCGAGCAGGTGGTCACCGACTATATCAAGCGTCTGATCGAACATCCCGGCGCTCTGCAGGTGGTGAATTTCGCCGGCGGCCGGGTGCAGCTGGTGGCCGTGCGCGCCTATTACGGCGGCCCGCTGGTGGGCAACGAGCTGCGCGAACTGCGCAAGCACATGCCCAATGTGGATACCCGGGTGGCGGCGATTTTCCGCCGTAACCGGCCGATCATTCCGGAAGGCAACACGGTCATTGAGGCGGACGACGAAGTGTTCTTCATCGCCGCCAAGAACGACATCCGCGCGGTAATGAGCGAGCTGCGCCGGCTGGAGCACAACTACAAGCGCGTTCTCATCGCCGGCGGCGGCAACATCGGTTATCGCCTGGCGAAAAGCATCCAGCACCGCTACAACGTCAAGGTCATCGAGCGCTCACCGCAACGGGCCGACTGGCTCGGCGAAAAACTGGAGCACACCGTGGTGCTGCAGGGCCTCTCCACGGATCGCGACGAATTGCTCAAGGCCAACATTGAGAACACCGATGTGTTCTGCGCTCTGACCAACGACGACGAGGCCAACATCATGGCCTCGCTGCTGGCCAAACGCCTGGGCGCGCGCAAGGTGATGACACTGATCGCCAACCCCGCCTACGTGGACCTGGTTCAGGGCCATGACATCGACATTGCCATTTCACCGCAACAGTCCACCATCGGCAGCCTGCTCACCCATGTGCGCCGTGGTGACGTGGTCAATGTCTATTCGCTGCGCCGCGGCGCCGCCGAGGCCATCGAGGCGATTGCCCACGGCGACGCCAAATCCTCCAAGGTGGTGGGCCGCGCCATCGAGGACATCGACTTGCCGGAAGGCACCACCATTGGCGCCGTGGTACGCGGTGAACGGGTACTGATCGCCCATGACGATGTGGTGATCGAACCGAACGATCACGTGATCCTGTTCCTGATCGACCGGCGCCGTATTCGCGACGTGGAAAAACTGTTCCAGGTCGGGTTCACGTTCTTCTAG
- the dprA gene encoding DNA-processing protein DprA has translation MRDQLARLALAKAFDPASMQLGEALRRRPIDETPLTRYAEALPGRLPNPSERRRWLTAPESLEPQWRPLAAQGWRWLALGDEDYPPLLADLPDAPGVLAVLGEVSALARPQIAMVGARGASAEGEANAYRFSRCLAAAGFAVTSGLALGVDGAAHRGALAAPGITLAVLGHGPGELYPPRHRRLAGEIVAAGGALVSEFAPGRPPSRRSFPQRNRLISGLSLGVVVVEAALRSGSLITARCAAEQGREVFAIPGSIHNPLSKGCHKLLREGANWLECTDDVLAAFEDFHRTVAHSPSLVETPPPLLRYFIGGVNTLDQLCERSGLAPPELTATLLELEREGYIERVGGGYMSRPPG, from the coding sequence ATGCGAGACCAGCTTGCGCGCCTGGCGTTGGCCAAGGCGTTCGACCCCGCTTCCATGCAGCTCGGCGAGGCCCTGCGTCGCCGGCCCATCGACGAAACCCCTCTGACCCGGTATGCCGAGGCCCTGCCCGGGCGCTTGCCGAATCCGAGCGAACGCCGGCGCTGGCTGACGGCCCCGGAATCCCTCGAGCCGCAGTGGCGACCGCTGGCCGCTCAGGGCTGGCGCTGGCTGGCCCTGGGGGACGAGGATTATCCGCCGCTGCTGGCGGATCTGCCGGACGCGCCGGGGGTGCTGGCGGTACTGGGCGAGGTGTCCGCGCTGGCGCGGCCTCAAATCGCCATGGTCGGGGCCCGTGGCGCCTCCGCCGAAGGGGAGGCCAACGCCTATCGTTTCAGCCGCTGTCTGGCCGCGGCGGGATTCGCCGTCACCAGCGGGCTGGCCCTGGGCGTGGACGGCGCCGCCCACCGTGGCGCCTTGGCCGCCCCCGGGATCACCCTGGCGGTGCTGGGGCACGGTCCCGGCGAGCTCTACCCGCCACGCCATCGCCGGCTGGCCGGGGAGATCGTCGCCGCCGGCGGCGCCCTGGTCAGTGAGTTCGCCCCGGGGCGCCCGCCTTCCCGGCGCTCCTTCCCACAACGCAACCGCCTCATCAGCGGCCTGAGCCTGGGTGTCGTGGTGGTGGAGGCGGCGCTGCGCAGTGGCTCCCTGATCACCGCCCGCTGTGCCGCCGAGCAGGGGCGGGAAGTGTTCGCCATTCCCGGTTCCATTCATAACCCGCTCAGCAAAGGCTGCCATAAATTGCTGCGGGAAGGGGCCAACTGGCTGGAATGTACCGACGATGTGCTGGCGGCGTTCGAGGACTTTCATCGCACCGTGGCGCACAGCCCTTCGCTTGTTGAAACGCCGCCGCCGTTGCTGCGGTATTTCATCGGCGGCGTGAATACCCTGGACCAACTTTGCGAGCGCTCCGGGCTGGCGCCGCCGGAGCTGACCGCGACCTTGCTGGAGCTGGAGCGGGAGGGGTACATCGAACGGGTCGGTGGCGGCTATATGAGCCGTCCGCCGGGTTGA
- the fmt gene encoding methionyl-tRNA formyltransferase, with the protein MAHSEQSSPLRLAFAGTPDFAASCLQALLDSPHDVVAVLTQPDRGAGRGKKVKPGPVKALAESAGIPVLQPTTLKDEAIQTQLRDLGLDALIVVAYGLIIPQAVLDIPRLACVNVHASLLPRWRGAAPIQRAIMAGDRQSGTTIMRMDAGLDTGPMLLAEALDIGDHETGGELHDRLAGQGARLLVTVLEDLPGHLQRAQPQPDDGVTYAHKLSKEEARLDFRLPARALSCRIRAFNPWPVCWFDLDGKAVRVWEAQECDADTTLQEPGDIITADADGVVVACGDIALRLQRIQLPGKKPMSVAEILRGHPDLFARGDHLG; encoded by the coding sequence GTGGCCCATTCCGAACAGTCTTCTCCCTTACGGCTGGCCTTCGCCGGCACGCCGGACTTCGCCGCGAGCTGCCTGCAGGCGCTGCTGGACAGCCCTCACGACGTTGTCGCCGTGCTGACGCAGCCGGACCGTGGCGCCGGTCGCGGCAAGAAGGTCAAGCCGGGGCCGGTCAAAGCACTGGCGGAAAGCGCCGGCATCCCGGTTCTGCAACCCACCACCCTTAAGGACGAAGCGATCCAGACCCAACTTCGCGATCTCGGGCTGGATGCGCTGATCGTGGTCGCCTACGGCCTGATCATCCCCCAGGCGGTGCTGGATATCCCCCGGCTCGCCTGCGTCAACGTGCACGCTTCACTGCTGCCGCGCTGGCGTGGCGCGGCGCCGATCCAGCGCGCCATCATGGCCGGTGACCGGCAAAGCGGCACCACCATCATGCGCATGGACGCCGGCCTCGATACTGGCCCCATGCTGCTCGCCGAAGCGCTGGACATCGGCGACCATGAAACTGGCGGAGAACTGCACGACCGGCTGGCCGGGCAAGGCGCGCGCCTGCTGGTCACGGTGCTGGAGGATCTGCCCGGCCATTTACAGCGGGCCCAGCCGCAACCGGACGACGGCGTCACCTACGCCCACAAGCTGAGCAAGGAAGAAGCCCGCCTGGACTTCCGCCTGCCGGCGCGGGCCCTGAGCTGTCGCATTCGCGCGTTCAATCCCTGGCCGGTGTGCTGGTTTGATCTGGATGGCAAGGCGGTGCGGGTATGGGAAGCCCAGGAGTGCGACGCCGACACCACCCTGCAGGAGCCGGGCGACATCATCACCGCCGATGCCGACGGCGTGGTGGTGGCCTGCGGCGACATCGCGTTGCGGCTGCAACGAATCCAGTTGCCGGGCAAGAAGCCGATGAGCGTGGCCGAGATACTGCGCGGCCACCCGGATCTGTTCGCGCGGGGCGACCATCTTGGCTGA
- a CDS encoding LysM peptidoglycan-binding domain-containing protein codes for MIKTLRRLAAACAMLVVAAGVSAVTLRDNHPDVYYVKKDDTLWDISGRFLEHPWQWPEIWHVNPAIKNPHLIFPGDAIRLSWVDGEPRLELDRASGEQSRLPDGTVKLSPRVREMSREDAIPAIPMNAIQSYLKQALVLERADIAAAPYVLGGQDRRVIFGGGDTVHARDPEQRWANAEQRYGLYRVGEEYVDPVTDEVLGYEARQVGLASVERIEEDMATLQVLRSSEDLRVDDRLFPQPDQRVRALLYPHAPDEKVEGRIIRFFDRISSVARNDVVVINRGAREGMEEGHVLDIFQQGEQVRDRQQDEMVRLPRTRAGSLVLFRVFEKVSYGLIMESQRPVYMNDVVESPEGSY; via the coding sequence ATGATCAAAACGCTCCGGCGCCTGGCGGCGGCGTGCGCGATGCTGGTGGTGGCCGCCGGCGTTTCCGCCGTAACCCTGCGCGATAATCACCCGGACGTCTACTACGTCAAAAAAGACGATACTCTCTGGGACATCAGCGGGCGTTTCCTGGAACATCCCTGGCAATGGCCCGAGATCTGGCACGTCAATCCCGCCATCAAGAACCCGCATCTGATTTTCCCCGGTGACGCCATTCGTCTGTCCTGGGTGGACGGCGAACCGCGGCTGGAACTGGATCGCGCCAGCGGTGAGCAGAGCCGGTTGCCCGACGGCACCGTGAAGCTGTCGCCAAGGGTACGGGAAATGAGCCGTGAGGACGCCATTCCCGCGATTCCGATGAACGCCATCCAGAGCTATCTCAAGCAGGCCCTGGTATTGGAGCGCGCGGACATTGCCGCCGCGCCCTATGTGCTCGGCGGGCAGGATCGCCGCGTCATCTTTGGCGGCGGCGACACCGTCCACGCCCGTGACCCGGAACAGCGCTGGGCAAACGCCGAACAGCGCTATGGGCTGTATCGCGTGGGCGAGGAATACGTGGATCCGGTCACCGATGAAGTGCTGGGCTACGAGGCCCGTCAGGTGGGTCTGGCCTCGGTGGAGCGTATCGAGGAAGACATGGCCACCCTGCAGGTGTTGCGCTCTTCCGAGGATCTGCGGGTGGATGATCGGCTGTTCCCGCAACCGGATCAACGCGTGCGCGCCTTGCTGTATCCGCACGCGCCGGATGAAAAAGTGGAAGGCCGTATCATCCGCTTCTTCGACCGGATCAGCAGCGTCGCCCGCAACGACGTGGTGGTGATCAATCGCGGTGCCCGGGAAGGCATGGAGGAAGGCCATGTGCTGGATATCTTCCAGCAGGGCGAGCAGGTCCGGGACCGGCAGCAGGACGAGATGGTGCGCCTGCCCCGCACCCGCGCCGGTTCCCTGGTGTTGTTCCGGGTGTTCGAGAAAGTCAGCTACGGGCTGATCATGGAGTCCCAACGCCCGGTTTACATGAACGACGTGGTGGAAAGCCCGGAGGGCAGCTACTAG
- a CDS encoding gamma carbonic anhydrase family protein has translation MGIRRFEDKVPQLGERVYVDAAATVIGDVALGEDCSIWPGAVVRGDMHRIRIGARTSVQDNAVLHITHASRFNPDGFPLSIGEDVTLGHQAMLHGCTVGNRVMVGMQAMIMDGAVVEDDVMIAAGTLVSPGKRLESGWLYRGSPAKPARRLTEEELAFLPYVAGNYVKLKDQYLAQE, from the coding sequence ATGGGGATTCGTCGCTTCGAAGACAAGGTACCGCAACTGGGCGAACGGGTATATGTGGATGCCGCCGCCACCGTGATCGGTGACGTGGCCCTGGGCGAGGACTGTTCAATCTGGCCGGGGGCGGTGGTCCGCGGCGATATGCATCGTATCCGCATTGGCGCCCGCACCAGCGTCCAGGACAACGCCGTGCTGCACATTACCCACGCCTCCCGTTTCAACCCGGACGGCTTTCCGCTGAGCATCGGCGAGGATGTCACTCTTGGCCACCAGGCCATGCTGCACGGTTGCACCGTGGGCAACCGGGTGATGGTGGGCATGCAGGCGATGATCATGGACGGCGCGGTGGTGGAAGACGACGTGATGATCGCCGCCGGCACCCTGGTCAGCCCCGGCAAACGTCTGGAAAGCGGTTGGCTGTACCGGGGCAGCCCGGCCAAACCGGCGCGCCGGCTGACCGAGGAGGAGCTGGCGTTCCTGCCCTATGTGGCGGGCAATTACGTGAAGCTGAAGGATCAGTATCTGGCGCAGGAATAA
- the aroE gene encoding shikimate dehydrogenase translates to MTDRYAVFGNPVSHSRSPDIHHAFAAQRGEDLSYERIEAPLGGFAELVDAFFQAGGKGANVTVPFKEQAHDLCEILTERARQAGAVNTLWREQGKWHGDNTDGAGLVADLCDNQGWELQGRRILILGAGGAVRGVLGPLLARKPAALTIANRTVARAENLVTLFQNPHCPVAAVGLEELGGDFDVIINAISAGLQGEMPALPASLVHRDTVAYDMVYGRQPTPFMRWADAAGAAGVRDGLGMLVEQAAEAFQVWRGWRPDTGPVLQSLRIA, encoded by the coding sequence ATGACCGATCGCTACGCGGTGTTTGGCAATCCGGTAAGCCATTCCCGATCACCGGACATCCACCATGCCTTTGCCGCTCAACGTGGCGAGGATCTCAGCTACGAGCGTATCGAAGCGCCCCTGGGCGGCTTCGCCGAGTTGGTCGACGCCTTTTTTCAGGCCGGCGGTAAGGGTGCCAACGTCACCGTGCCGTTCAAGGAGCAAGCCCATGATCTGTGCGAAATACTCACCGAGCGGGCCCGTCAGGCCGGCGCGGTGAATACGCTGTGGCGGGAGCAGGGTAAATGGCATGGCGATAACACCGACGGCGCCGGTCTGGTTGCCGACCTGTGCGACAACCAGGGCTGGGAGCTGCAAGGGCGGCGGATACTGATTCTGGGCGCCGGTGGTGCCGTTCGCGGTGTGCTTGGACCACTGTTGGCGCGCAAACCGGCGGCACTGACCATTGCCAACCGTACCGTGGCGCGGGCGGAGAACCTGGTCACGTTGTTCCAGAATCCGCATTGTCCGGTAGCGGCGGTGGGGCTGGAAGAACTGGGCGGTGACTTCGACGTCATCATCAACGCCATTTCGGCGGGATTACAAGGGGAAATGCCGGCGTTGCCGGCGAGCCTGGTGCACCGGGACACGGTAGCCTACGACATGGTTTATGGCCGTCAGCCGACACCGTTCATGAGGTGGGCGGACGCCGCCGGCGCGGCGGGTGTCCGTGATGGTCTGGGCATGTTGGTGGAGCAGGCGGCGGAGGCTTTTCAGGTTTGGCGGGGATGGCGACCGGACACCGGTCCGGTGTTGCAGAGCTTGAGGATTGCATGA
- the hemF gene encoding oxygen-dependent coproporphyrinogen oxidase, producing MTDVAPQAVKHYLLELQDRICRELEDEDGGARFIEDAWERPEGGGGRSRVISEGAVFEKGGVNFSHVYGESLPPSASAQRPELAGRSFQAMGVSLVLHPHNPYVPTSHANVRFFLAEKPGEAPVWWFGGGFDLTPYYGFEEDAVAWHSVARDACAPFGEDLYTEFKAWCDRYFYLKHRDEPRGIGGLFFDDFNRLGFDHSFAFMRSVGDAFLPAYRPIVARRKAIPFGERQRRFQLYRRGRYVEFNLVYDRGTLFGLQSGGRTESILMSLPPLVRWDYDWRPQPGSEEAALYQQFLIHKEWV from the coding sequence ATGACCGATGTGGCGCCGCAAGCGGTAAAGCACTATCTGCTTGAGCTGCAGGACCGCATTTGCCGGGAGCTTGAGGATGAGGACGGCGGAGCCCGCTTCATCGAGGACGCCTGGGAGCGTCCGGAAGGCGGCGGCGGCCGTAGCCGGGTAATCAGCGAGGGGGCAGTGTTTGAAAAAGGCGGGGTTAATTTCTCCCATGTGTATGGCGAGAGCCTGCCGCCTTCCGCCAGCGCTCAGCGGCCGGAACTGGCCGGACGTTCGTTCCAGGCCATGGGCGTTTCCCTGGTGCTGCATCCGCACAACCCCTACGTGCCCACCAGTCACGCCAATGTCCGTTTCTTTCTGGCGGAAAAACCGGGTGAAGCGCCGGTATGGTGGTTCGGCGGCGGCTTTGACCTGACGCCCTATTACGGTTTCGAAGAGGACGCGGTGGCCTGGCACAGTGTGGCGAGAGACGCCTGCGCGCCGTTCGGCGAGGATCTTTACACGGAGTTCAAAGCCTGGTGCGACCGCTACTTCTATCTGAAGCACCGGGACGAACCGCGTGGTATCGGCGGGTTGTTTTTCGATGACTTCAACCGGCTCGGTTTCGACCACAGCTTCGCCTTCATGCGCAGTGTCGGCGATGCTTTTTTGCCGGCCTACCGGCCGATCGTGGCGCGCCGCAAGGCCATCCCCTTTGGTGAGCGCCAGCGCCGCTTCCAGCTTTATCGGCGCGGCCGTTACGTGGAATTCAACCTGGTCTACGACCGCGGCACCCTGTTCGGCCTGCAATCCGGCGGTCGCACCGAATCCATCCTCATGTCGCTGCCGCCGCTGGTGCGCTGGGACTACGACTGGCGGCCACAGCCGGGCAGCGAGGAAGCCGCGTTGTACCAACAGTTCCTGATTCACAAGGAGTGGGTATGA
- the def gene encoding peptide deformylase, whose translation MAKLEILEFPDPRLRTVAKPVEQVDDALRKLIDDMIETMYEASGIGLAATQVNVHQRLLVIDVSEERDQPLVFINPEITPLTGDLAPYEEGCLSVPGFYEQVERPARVMIKALDRDGNPFEMEADGLLATCIQHEIDHLDGKLFVDYVSRLKRDRIKKKLQKIHRQQA comes from the coding sequence ATGGCCAAACTGGAAATACTTGAATTCCCCGACCCCCGACTCCGCACCGTAGCAAAACCGGTGGAACAGGTGGATGACGCGCTTCGCAAACTGATCGACGATATGATCGAAACCATGTATGAAGCGTCCGGCATCGGCCTGGCGGCCACCCAGGTGAACGTGCATCAGCGTTTGCTGGTGATCGATGTCTCCGAGGAGCGGGATCAACCGCTGGTGTTCATCAACCCGGAGATCACCCCGCTCACCGGGGATCTTGCCCCCTATGAGGAGGGCTGCCTGTCGGTGCCCGGTTTCTACGAGCAGGTGGAGCGGCCGGCGCGGGTGATGATCAAGGCCCTGGACCGGGACGGAAATCCGTTTGAGATGGAGGCCGATGGCCTGCTCGCCACTTGCATCCAGCATGAGATCGATCATCTGGACGGCAAGCTGTTCGTGGATTACGTATCACGGCTCAAGCGTGACCGCATCAAGAAGAAACTGCAGAAGATCCACCGCCAGCAAGCCTGA
- a CDS encoding L-threonylcarbamoyladenylate synthase → MNLHLDTAARIIHAGGVIAYPTETVYGLGCDPFNREAVNKLLAIKSRPWRKGLIMVAADLSQLDGLVALSEAQRQQLADIWPAPVTYLLPATPAVPEWVRGEHAKVAVRVSPHPLVRALARAVGTPIISTSANRAGQPPARNRFQVARAMGAELDFIVTGDCDPRARPSTIIDLETGRVVRA, encoded by the coding sequence ATGAATCTGCACTTGGACACAGCGGCCCGCATCATTCACGCGGGCGGCGTAATTGCTTACCCCACGGAAACCGTTTACGGCCTCGGTTGCGACCCGTTCAATCGTGAGGCGGTGAACAAACTGCTGGCGATCAAATCCCGCCCCTGGCGTAAAGGATTGATCATGGTGGCCGCGGATCTGTCCCAGTTGGACGGGCTGGTCGCTCTGAGCGAAGCCCAGCGCCAGCAGCTGGCTGATATCTGGCCGGCACCGGTGACGTACTTGCTGCCGGCCACCCCGGCGGTCCCGGAGTGGGTTCGCGGCGAACACGCCAAGGTGGCGGTGCGGGTCAGTCCGCACCCGCTGGTACGGGCTCTGGCCCGGGCCGTGGGCACGCCGATCATTTCCACCAGCGCCAACCGCGCCGGCCAGCCCCCTGCCCGCAATCGCTTTCAGGTCGCCCGGGCAATGGGGGCGGAGCTGGATTTCATCGTCACCGGTGACTGCGACCCCAGGGCTCGCCCTTCCACCATTATCGATCTGGAAACCGGGCGGGTAGTGCGGGCCTGA
- a CDS encoding lipid A deacylase LpxR family protein gives MMTQMQKMVLGAGLSLVSVCGADTFGFAWDNDLFVGLDKNYTNGLRISWVGDGHGKCDDNGGVTCAVARTLDPLPGVSAADERHALTVSLEQIMVTPDDIERSTPDYTDVPYVGYSNLELGLFSWDARNLYGYGVRVGVVGPDSGAEESQKIVHRVTGSTRPRGWDNQLGPDLIGGVYFLHAHRFLKREYDSGYQLELGGAWGVDVNNFDGNAQSGGFIRFGRNLPGNFIPDYAGIGTAGSLVGLFDNPGFGWELFLGSSVQYNGYSYIERKGGDYNIDKEDWTVTVIGGAGIRNDRFSFTVTLQHSTSPIRDSDPISFGNMSFMWAI, from the coding sequence ATGATGACTCAGATGCAGAAAATGGTCCTTGGTGCCGGTCTTTCCCTCGTGAGCGTATGTGGCGCGGACACGTTCGGGTTCGCCTGGGATAACGATCTGTTTGTTGGTCTGGACAAGAATTACACCAATGGCCTGCGCATCAGCTGGGTCGGCGATGGCCATGGCAAGTGCGATGACAACGGCGGGGTGACCTGCGCGGTGGCACGGACTCTGGACCCGCTGCCGGGAGTGTCCGCGGCGGATGAGCGTCATGCGCTGACGGTCAGTTTGGAACAGATCATGGTGACGCCCGACGATATCGAGCGTTCCACGCCGGACTACACGGACGTGCCCTATGTGGGCTACAGCAATCTGGAGCTGGGGCTGTTCAGTTGGGACGCCCGTAACCTGTACGGCTATGGTGTGCGGGTCGGCGTGGTAGGGCCGGACTCCGGCGCCGAGGAAAGCCAGAAGATCGTTCACAGGGTCACCGGTTCCACCCGGCCGAGGGGCTGGGACAACCAGCTTGGCCCGGATCTCATCGGCGGGGTTTATTTCCTGCACGCCCATCGCTTTCTCAAGCGGGAATACGACAGCGGCTACCAGCTGGAGCTGGGTGGTGCCTGGGGCGTTGACGTCAATAATTTCGACGGCAATGCGCAGAGCGGAGGGTTCATCCGTTTCGGCCGCAACCTGCCTGGCAACTTCATTCCGGATTACGCGGGCATCGGTACCGCCGGGTCTCTGGTGGGGCTGTTCGATAACCCCGGGTTCGGCTGGGAGCTGTTCCTGGGGTCATCCGTGCAATACAACGGTTATTCCTACATCGAGCGCAAAGGCGGGGATTACAACATCGACAAGGAAGACTGGACCGTCACCGTGATTGGAGGAGCGGGTATCCGCAATGATCGCTTCAGCTTCACCGTGACCTTGCAGCATTCCACGTCACCGATCCGCGACAGCGACCCGATCAGTTTCGGCAACATGTCGTTCATGTGGGCGATCTGA
- the rsmB gene encoding 16S rRNA (cytosine(967)-C(5))-methyltransferase RsmB: MAEAAPNPRLAAVRALNRVLPGSGDGASLREVLRAQALDGAAGGLMRDLCFGVCRYLRPLNHWLNQQLSKPLKPSAQPVRLALLCGLYELWFSDRADHAVVNAYPDLCRKLKAGWASGLANAVLRKASRIDAATAFADYPDAVRWSLPDWLWQQWQSDWPDQAAAMAEASLTPPPLTLRVNQRHHHRDHWLTQFGDEARAGALSPWALYLSPPRPVTALPGFAEGELTVQDEAAQLPVTLMAMPDGARVLDACAAPGGKTGQLAEAFPGARLVALDVSESRLRQVREALKRLDAEATVLQGDAADPQSWWDGEPFDAILLDAPCSATGILRRQPDVKWHRRRQDLPALVDLQARMLDALWPLLRPGGTLVYATCSVLRAENDQQISAFLERTEDATEDTPGIGAASPAARGWQLLPRDQGPDGFYLARLRKTMG; the protein is encoded by the coding sequence TTGGCTGAGGCCGCCCCCAACCCCCGTCTGGCGGCGGTACGCGCCCTCAATCGTGTGCTGCCCGGCAGCGGCGACGGCGCCAGTCTGCGCGAGGTGCTGCGCGCCCAGGCCCTGGATGGCGCCGCCGGCGGCCTGATGCGCGACCTCTGCTTTGGTGTCTGCCGCTACCTGCGCCCACTCAATCACTGGCTCAATCAACAGCTGAGCAAACCACTCAAACCCAGTGCCCAGCCGGTGCGGCTGGCGCTACTGTGCGGCCTTTACGAACTGTGGTTCAGCGACCGCGCCGATCATGCGGTGGTCAATGCCTATCCGGACCTGTGCCGCAAATTGAAAGCGGGCTGGGCCAGTGGCCTGGCCAACGCGGTGTTGCGCAAGGCCAGCCGTATTGACGCCGCCACCGCCTTCGCCGACTACCCCGACGCGGTGCGCTGGTCGCTGCCGGACTGGCTCTGGCAGCAGTGGCAAAGCGACTGGCCGGATCAGGCCGCCGCCATGGCCGAGGCCAGCCTGACGCCACCGCCGCTGACCCTGCGGGTGAATCAGCGGCACCACCACCGCGACCATTGGCTGACACAATTCGGTGACGAAGCCCGTGCCGGTGCTCTCTCTCCGTGGGCGCTGTATCTGTCGCCACCCCGCCCGGTCACCGCCCTGCCCGGTTTCGCCGAGGGCGAACTGACGGTGCAGGACGAAGCGGCGCAACTGCCGGTGACCTTGATGGCGATGCCGGACGGCGCGCGCGTGCTCGACGCCTGCGCCGCGCCCGGCGGCAAGACCGGTCAGCTGGCCGAAGCCTTTCCCGGCGCACGGCTGGTGGCACTGGACGTGTCCGAATCGCGTCTGCGTCAGGTGCGCGAGGCGCTCAAGCGCCTCGACGCCGAGGCCACCGTGCTCCAGGGTGACGCCGCCGACCCGCAAAGCTGGTGGGACGGTGAGCCGTTTGACGCCATTCTGCTGGATGCCCCCTGCTCAGCCACCGGCATCCTGCGCCGCCAGCCGGATGTGAAATGGCATCGCCGCCGCCAGGACCTGCCGGCCCTGGTGGATTTACAAGCGCGCATGCTGGATGCACTATGGCCGCTGCTGCGCCCCGGGGGTACGCTGGTGTACGCCACCTGCTCGGTGCTGCGCGCCGAAAACGATCAGCAAATCAGTGCGTTCCTCGAGCGCACCGAAGACGCCACCGAGGACACGCCGGGCATTGGCGCCGCGTCACCGGCGGCGCGGGGCTGGCAATTGCTGCCGCGGGATCAGGGGCCGGACGGTTTTTATCTGGCCCGCCTGCGCAAAACCATGGGGTGA